A genomic segment from Bufo bufo chromosome 8, aBufBuf1.1, whole genome shotgun sequence encodes:
- the CCDC120 gene encoding coiled-coil domain-containing protein 120, with protein sequence MEVKGPCSIATSGGALLDASSKQRAHLISELSEKQRDLQESLRQKVNELRRLCLQEAELTGQVPPEYPLEYGERPPIVTKRQRAFRVSSSTVTRAEEVQLERLERDFSLQLQMAEAARKLSLAAEQSAELTLEQRRKRRLVYLDALRRLQELEEQSNNLRRKLGLRPTHRVPHSLLDEAYQSECSSLSESASHDDVLSSGMRPSPPRLSEHSRAVSSSPERRVGWKASPVELYCEVHNRRNSMASAASPSRSFPRSLSSLEGRSVPATPILSRNACSSSAIRSDGSGLSQRQWTGSQDSQVGFPSDRPNVHSARSRRSNSSEALIERPPPTETQGKPSFKSSEALSERPQPGTVPSHHQQRGARSPDPRTPNANPRLPYEDILLDYYMERQQQQQQQLGWVEPDGHWWVEPEAPWWADPDGSSSHYSRRDGYYDGYPGSPALRSRAETQQRRNVSRNKSCGPHLTDTSHFQQPWHTDCFQPRPSPQVSHPGPRSRSQPRAPPPETMERHAHKALALEGLRDWYLRNSAAPAGVQRGPIPPHMQYQRYYRPGYHDGHYQAGSPLPHSISFTGAPMHGRHFTEYVDEELYNQSTALNRTQGQRSTEGTPPGTLV encoded by the exons ATGGAGGTGAAAGGTCCCTGCAGCATCGCCACGTCAG GTGGTGCCCTGCTGGACGCCTCCTCTAAGCAGAGAGCCCACCTGATCTCCGAGCTGTCAGAGAAGCAGCGAGACCTCCAGGAGTCGCTGAGACAGAAAGTCAATGAGCTGCGGCGGCTGTGCCTGCAGGAGGCG GAACTGACGGGGCAGGTCCCCCCGGAGTACCCCTTGGAGTATGGCGAGAGACCCCCAATTGTGACAAAGAGACAGAGGGCATTTCGAGTGAGCTCATCCACTGTAACCAGAGCAGAG gaggtACAGCTGGAGCGCTTGGAGAGGGACTTCTCTCTGCAGCTGCAGATGGCAGAGGCGGCCCGGAAGCTGAGTCTGGCAGCTGAGCAGAGTGCGGAGCTGACATTGGAGCAGCGCAGGAAGCGGCGGCTTGTGTATCTGGATGCACTGCGCAGACTGCAGGAATTAGAGGAGCAGAGTAACAACCTGCGCAGGAAGCTGGGCTTGAGACCCACGCACAGAGTGCCACACAGTCTGCTGG ATGAGGcgtaccaatcagaatgcagctcGTTGTCGGAGAGCGCCAGCCACG ATGATGTTCTGTCGTCCGGAATGCGTCCGTCTCCCCCGCGACTGTCTGAACATTCCCGGGCTGTCTCCAGTAGTCCAGAGAGAAGGGTTGGATGGAAGGCGTCGCCTGTAGAGCTGTACTGTGAGGTCCACAACCGGCGTAACTCCATGGCCAGTGCAGCAAG TCCCAGTCGGTCGTTTCCTCGGAGTCTGTCCAGTCTAGAGGGCCGGAGTGTCCCCGCTACCCCTATACTGAGTCGGAACGCCTGCAGCAGTTCTGCCATAAG GTCAGACGGCTCCGGATTATCTCAGAGACAATGGACTGGTAGTCAGGACTCTCAGGTGGGCTTCCCCAGCGATCGCCCCAACGTCCATTCGGCACGGAGTCGGCGCAGTAACAGCTCAGAAGCTTTAATCGAGAGACCCCCTCCTACAGAGACCCagggaaaaccttcctttaaaAGTTCTGAAGCCCTCAgcgagcgcccacagcctggcaCAGTGCCCTCTCACCACCAGCAACGAGGGGCGAGATCTCCAGACCCCCGGACACCTAACGCCAATCCTCGGCTTCCTTACGAAGACATCCTGCTGGATTATTACATGgaacggcagcagcagcagcagcagcagctcggGTGGGTGGAACCTGATGGTCACTGGTGGGTGGAACCTGAGGCTCCGTGGTGGGCAGATcctgacggcagcagcagccattacTCGCGACGGGATGGCTATTATGATGGGTATCCAGGAAGTCCAGCATTACGGAGCCGCGCTGAAACGCAGCAGCGCAGGAATGTTTCCCGCAACAAGTCGTGTGGCCCCCATTTGACTGATACTTCCCATTTCCAGCAACCTTGGCACACTGACTGCTTCCAACCACGCCCTTCTCCTCAGGTTTCCCATCCGGGCCCACGTTCTCGGAGCCAACCACGGGCTCCGCCACCCGAGACGATGGAGAGGCATGCGCATAAAGCTTTGGCTCTGGAGGGACTACGGGACTGGTATCTTCGCAATTCAGCAGCCCCTGCTGGCGTGCAAAGGGGCCCTATCCCTCCTCACATGCAATATCAGAGATACTATCGCCCCGGGTACCACGATGGACACTATCAGGCTGGATCCCCCCTTCCACACTCCATCAGTTTCACTGGGGCCCCAATGCATGGCAG ACACTTTACAGAGTACGTTGACGAAGAATTGTACAACCAGTCGACCGCGCTGAACCGGACGCAAGGACAGCGGTCGACGGAGGGCACGCCGCCCGGGACTTTAGTCTGA